Proteins encoded in a region of the Bacillus sp. T3 genome:
- a CDS encoding SWIM zinc finger family protein → MLKGLVVVATIDEYTAELLNQAARDLKGLLRPEVEEHSKLVQKGLMLFRQRLVYQLRFEGDFVTAQVQDVTPVSVRLSLDDMVASTCSCPFDGFCRHKMAVFFQALSAGGSVSSWVEDWRGPLKAQTAEKSAATLAGLKTARDLLKSQKRMTAEASYEDWTDTFHESFQSIMYGQGRPNPYVVPDLYMVYKRRIKADAPVEQEWRYLYDLVFSVESFLKLAELSEEYGHTAYMVDRYYRHLFHELIEDVEEAIVRMSISSMPFAFDLFIEKIKDVARALLVVNKVVEYEGIQLYLGAVDEFVEEVGLAQCGARVA, encoded by the coding sequence TTGTTAAAGGGGTTGGTTGTTGTGGCGACCATTGATGAATATACGGCGGAGCTGTTGAATCAAGCGGCTCGGGATTTGAAGGGGCTGTTGCGCCCAGAGGTTGAGGAGCATTCGAAGCTGGTACAGAAGGGGCTGATGTTGTTCCGGCAGCGTCTTGTGTACCAACTGAGGTTTGAGGGCGATTTTGTAACAGCGCAGGTGCAGGATGTGACGCCGGTGTCGGTGCGGCTCTCCTTAGATGATATGGTGGCGAGTACGTGTTCTTGCCCGTTTGATGGATTTTGCCGACATAAGATGGCTGTGTTTTTTCAGGCGTTATCAGCGGGTGGCAGTGTTTCGAGTTGGGTTGAGGATTGGCGCGGGCCACTGAAGGCGCAGACCGCGGAGAAATCGGCGGCGACACTTGCGGGGTTGAAGACGGCTCGGGATTTGCTGAAGTCGCAGAAGCGGATGACGGCTGAGGCGAGTTATGAGGATTGGACGGATACGTTTCATGAAAGCTTCCAGTCGATTATGTATGGGCAGGGGCGGCCGAATCCGTACGTGGTGCCGGATTTGTATATGGTGTATAAGCGCCGGATTAAGGCGGATGCTCCAGTTGAGCAGGAATGGCGCTATTTGTATGATTTGGTGTTCAGCGTGGAGTCGTTCCTGAAACTGGCGGAGCTGAGTGAGGAGTATGGGCACACGGCTTACATGGTCGATCGCTATTATCGGCATTTATTCCATGAGTTGATTGAGGATGTTGAGGAAGCGATTGTACGGATGTCAATTTCGTCGATGCCGTTTGCGTTTGATTTGTTTATTGAAAAAATAAAGGATGTGGCGCGGGCGCTGCTTGTGGTCAATAAGGTCGTCGAGTATGAGGGCATTCAGTTGTACCTGGGCGCTGTGGACGAGTTTGTTGAAGAAGTCGGGCTGGCGCAGTGCGGAGCGAGAGTGGCTTGA
- a CDS encoding alkaline phosphatase, with product MFLAVNLTEAAKQAGLATGIVSTSEIQHATPASYSAHSTGRGNYHDIAEQQVYQKLDVVLGGGKSSLLAKNRADQEDLLSEIKRFGYKFVETKSGLNAAVQQGKADKVWGSFAENALSNHFDLESLTPEQPSLAEMTEAAIDVLARKNDKGFFLFVEGSKVDWAAHKNDPVGIVSEVLGFDEAVGKALEFARKDGNTMVIAVADHGNSGLSIGSSATDHTYMKSPADLFVKPLKKAGMTLEGAMATMMPNRSNLDEVAARYGLKDLSRDEWRELKRTKDVEAELARLLSMRAKLGFTTHGHTGEDVFLYAYGPGKPSGLIENTEVAHVIARSLGVGLNGEVGGNGGSGGAGAGSGAPSGGGGTAAGGAIEYVAAQEYFAGKGYSVELQGRLTSNPAFVAKKASETLEFPENKNYYLKNGMQVECEAPNVFAGGMFFVALNP from the coding sequence TTGTTCCTGGCCGTGAACTTAACTGAGGCGGCGAAACAAGCTGGGTTAGCGACTGGAATTGTATCGACATCAGAAATTCAGCATGCGACACCAGCGTCCTATTCGGCACATAGCACTGGGCGCGGCAATTACCATGATATCGCTGAGCAGCAGGTGTACCAGAAGCTTGATGTGGTATTGGGTGGTGGAAAAAGTTCGCTGCTGGCGAAGAATCGTGCCGACCAAGAGGATTTACTATCGGAAATTAAACGGTTTGGCTATAAGTTTGTGGAAACAAAGTCTGGCTTGAATGCGGCGGTGCAACAAGGCAAGGCCGATAAGGTGTGGGGCAGCTTTGCCGAGAATGCATTGAGCAACCACTTTGACCTGGAGTCGTTGACACCTGAGCAGCCGAGTCTTGCTGAGATGACCGAAGCGGCAATTGACGTTTTGGCTCGGAAGAACGATAAGGGATTTTTCTTGTTTGTCGAGGGTAGTAAGGTTGATTGGGCTGCACATAAGAATGATCCTGTTGGAATTGTAAGCGAAGTGCTCGGTTTTGATGAAGCGGTTGGAAAGGCGCTGGAGTTCGCGCGCAAAGATGGCAACACGATGGTGATTGCAGTAGCCGATCACGGAAACAGCGGACTGTCGATTGGGAGCAGTGCGACCGATCATACTTATATGAAGTCGCCAGCAGACTTGTTCGTGAAACCGTTGAAGAAGGCCGGAATGACATTAGAGGGTGCGATGGCGACGATGATGCCGAATCGCTCCAATTTAGATGAGGTGGCGGCCCGCTACGGGTTGAAGGATTTGTCACGCGATGAGTGGCGTGAGTTGAAACGCACGAAGGATGTTGAGGCGGAGCTTGCGCGGCTGTTAAGTATGCGGGCCAAGCTTGGGTTCACGACGCATGGGCATACCGGTGAGGATGTGTTCCTGTATGCGTACGGACCAGGCAAGCCGAGTGGGCTGATTGAGAACACAGAGGTTGCACATGTGATTGCGAGAAGCTTAGGGGTTGGGTTGAATGGTGAAGTCGGTGGAAATGGTGGTAGTGGTGGCGCGGGGGCTGGTAGTGGTGCGCCGAGTGGTGGCGGCGGGACTGCAGCTGGTGGCGCAATAGAGTATGTGGCAGCACAAGAGTATTTTGCCGGAAAAGGATATTCGGTCGAGCTGCAGGGACGACTGACGTCGAATCCGGCTTTTGTGGCGAAGAAAGCGAGTGAGACGCTCGAGTTTCCGGAGAATAAGAATTACTATTTGAAGAATGGTATGCAGGTGGAGTGTGAGGCACCGAATGTGTTTGCGGGCGGGATGTTTTTTGTGGCGCTGAACCCGTGA
- a CDS encoding alkaline phosphatase, with product MKPKLGLVLVLVMALIFPNRGGVAAAWTGKNVIMMVMDGTSSNAVTLARLYKGGPLALDGILVGGVKTASLASAITDSPAAGTALATGHKTLDDVVGMVPGMDNKSLVPGRELN from the coding sequence ATGAAACCGAAGCTGGGGCTTGTTTTGGTGTTGGTGATGGCATTGATTTTTCCAAATCGGGGTGGCGTTGCGGCAGCCTGGACTGGCAAAAATGTGATTATGATGGTGATGGATGGGACGAGCTCGAATGCAGTAACATTGGCGCGCCTGTACAAGGGTGGGCCGCTCGCGCTTGATGGAATCTTAGTTGGTGGTGTGAAAACGGCCTCGTTGGCCTCGGCGATTACCGATTCACCAGCTGCCGGGACGGCGCTTGCGACTGGTCATAAGACTCTTGATGATGTTGTTGGCATGGTGCCAGGGATGGACAATAAAAGCCTTGTTCCTGGCCGTGAACTTAACTGA